The Epinephelus lanceolatus isolate andai-2023 chromosome 19, ASM4190304v1, whole genome shotgun sequence DNA segment ACTTTCCGCAGCCAGAGTCAGAGACGAGCAAGGATCGCAAATTGAACAGCTGCAGATAAGGGTGCTCTGATCGAGCGCTGTTGTCTGATATCCGTTCTAAATAGTCTGAAGGCCGATCAGAAGAGACGATCAGATGACACAGTTTCTCTTGGCACCGCTAAAATAAATTCACTGGTCTCGCAGTCTCGCACAACTGTAGCTTACACTGGTTCACTGCTGACTTGATGTCCATCTCCTTCTGActgctcgtagtgcttgtgtaaataagatattgCACGTAAATGTTGCTTGTCATTATTGGAAATTACAgttttcaatcaggagagaatCCGGCGTAGGTTTTTAGTCcgaagttgttgtttttttttgcagatttaCTAACATTTCATGATGAGACCAACTGTCTCTCTCCTcactccccacacacacaccatactgAAAGCTTCTCTAAAGGCTGCAACGAGCCAAAAAATGTCGTTTGTAGTTTTACCTTTCAACAACTTCATCCTCTACTCGGTTAATCCACAAGCAAACTGCCCAACTCCAGGGCTGCACATCTTCAGCAACACACCGGCTAAATTATGGAGGTAATGGCAGTGCTGCGCTAAGCCTCTCTAAAGTGACAATAATATCGTTTATTGCAATGATTCCTGGACATATTGTCAAACAAAAGTAGCTGTGACAGAACTAGTTTTGATGTTAACAGCCATTTGTTTGTACAAGCAGtgtcagggtgctttcacacctgccttgtttggttcagttcaatcgaactcaagtttgtttgccccctcagtgtggttcgtttgggcaggtgtgaacacagcaatcacactcaggtgtgaacacaccaaaacaaccagactgagaccttcttgaagaggtggtctcagtccggttccaaaggaactctggtgcggtaggtttgtggtgagaaggtgttccgacctggatgtgaagcaactgcagtcacatgacacattgtttgggttaaacatgagcatgttacagtcctggaggattattaatgtgcacctcctcctgtactgccttaatatgcacattcagcacatccaatgcatcacaacattgttttctagttggagccgcgcctcgttttcaaactgtatgctttgactaaaatgaacaatgacagcaatatagtccacgatgagcagcgctaaaatcaacctgcgtagttgtccctccattgtgacattagaaagtgtcacatttatcttgcaagtgtactcttcttcaacgtttgctttacttcctggatttttcccacatggaaattctgaccaatcaagagcagctttctcacacaaggcatttgatctggtcctcttgtaaatgctgccgtgagaacagaaaccaactctaggcaattatacaattATACAGCTGCACAGAACAAAACTTTTGCAATTCAGCACCGATGgtggaaaaaaatccaaaggggaaacactgaacactgTAAATTATTCCACAAGTTATTCATGTGATTATTTCcagaattatttatttaaatttgaacACTTTCTGCTTGCTAGTAATCTCGCCTCTGCTCTCAGGTTCACAGCTCAGCCGCTGGTTGAAACCATTTTTGAGCGTGGGATGGCGACCTGCTTTGCATATGGACAAACTggaagtggaaaaacacatgtgAGTGCTCTGATTTTAAACCAGTTTATGTTTAGGTGCACTTATCCTGTTTTAACTCATGTCTGCTTTTATAGACGATGGGAGGCGACTTTTCAGGAAAGAACCAGGACTGCTCTAAAGGGATCTATGCACTGTCCGGTTAGTTCCTCCCATATAGCACCTCTCTATCTCCACTGCTGGTTACTGCATCTGACTGAACTCAAGACtctcttctttgtctttgtgcAGCCAGAGACGTCTTTCTCATGATAAAGAAGCCAAATTACAAGAAGATGGATCTCCAAATCTTTGCTACGTTCTTTGAGATTTACAGCGGCAAGGTAAGTGTCATTAAACACGAGATTAGTAATGACTTTATTCAAGAAGAGGACTGAGTTTGTGTTGCCTCTTAAACGTTGATGCAAATGTTCATGGTCCCTTGTAACAAGCATCTCAAGGCAGGAAATCAGTCCTGACTGCCCAAAAAAATCTCAGTGATTTGTTGTACTTTATGGTTCAAGAGTGAAAGCATTTTCTTAATTTTCTAAATTACTGGTGGCTCTGCTGATATTTAGGAGCGCTGCAGAGGTCTCCTAAGAGGATGGTGTAGAGGATGGTGTTGAAGCATTCCCAAATCATCTCTCctcccacacacagtctctgccTCAACACCATCCTCTTAGGAGCGCTGCAGAGGTCTCCTAAGAGGATGGTGTTGAggcagagactgtgtgtgggagGAGAGATGATTTGGGAATGCTTCAGCTTACTAAAAGCCTGACTGACCTTGTACAGGATGTAAATTAGACGCATGCTGTCAAGGTCTTTGCAGTGTATGCGCTTTTTGGTCAGAAAATCCAGCTCTGCAACAATGATGATTTGGGTGTGTCACAACCGACAGTGTCAGCAGTAATAAATGAATCTTTGATCAGGCTTACGGCGCAGATTAATTCACTCATCCCCACAACTGTGTGTGACACATTACAGAAGCCTTGATAGTAAAGCTGTAATGACTTCAGATGAAACACTGAAccagtttgtgtgtctgttttcatAAAGGTGTTTGACCTGCTAAACCGCAAAGCCAAGTTACGTGTCCTTGAGGATGGGAAGCAGCAGGTGCAGGTGGTGGGGCTGCAGGAGAGGGAGGTGAAGTGCACAGAGGACGTCCTCAAACTCATCGAAGTGGGAAACAGCTGCAGGTGGGAGATGAATGTTTTAAAAGCAGCAAGAGCAGAAGTTTGTTCTGGAAAGTTTATACTGGTCCTGGAGGATAAGCTtaatgtgtctgtctctgtttccttCAGGACTTCTGGTCAGACCTCGGCCAATGCTCACTCTTCTCGGAGCCACGCTGTCTTCCAAATCATTCTCCGTCGGCGGGGAAAGATGCACGGAAAGTTCTCCCTTATTGATCTGGCGGGTAACGAGAGAGGAGCGGACACATCCAGCGCTGACCGTCAGACTCGCCTCGAAGGAGCTGAGATCAACAAGAGCCTGCTGGCACTGAAGGTCTCCTCCATAGTTCTTAAAGATATCCTGTGCATCAGGGGCTTTACTGTAAAGGATGAGTCAGAGGGGATGTTTGGGTTGTGGGGTGTGGCAGTTACTCTGACTCAAAACACCAGTGCGTGGTCAAAACACCACAGTTAAGTCAAGCTACTCGCCGCAGCCATTTAACTGGActcctgtccttgtcccagtacaCAAGCATGGGAGGagaatccatttattgaccgAAGTGTGTCCGACTCCGCTACGATAGGTGGAAATATGCCCCCTTTTAGTTGGactaacaaaataaatcaattttctctaatgtcatgtaaacgcaCTGACTGGTTATGACATGTTTAGAATATTGTTAATTTAACGCCTGACCTCCACAGTCTGGATATGAAATCAGATTTATTAAATCACACAACAAAAGTCTAAAATGCTTGAAAAACTATAACTGCAGCCAGGAAATAAATGTTTGCAGTGTGCACTCAAGAAATCGGCAGTACAATGCAGATGGAGTTTGGAGATCTTGAACTGGTCTGTTGTTGGCACACGAGGATTTAACAAAGATGAATTTACTTTTTTCTCATGGGAGCAGAGGCTGGTggttttcatctttttaaaaTCTAACCAAGTCCAGTAAAAACATTTAGCCTTCGAGCATCAAGGTATCAGTGACTATGCTAACAACACTCAACAggatgtataggtcctgttccTTAGCAAAAGCAGGTAAAATTCTCTCTTGCATTATAGTGTTACTGTGCAGATTTacaaaggcccagacacaccaaaacaacatcAAGAAGTAGTGATGAAGCAGGTCGACTGTTGTGTCGCCTTGTGTTGCCAGGGTCTCAGCCTTAAGGTTCGACTTGagcacaccgcaaagactacaacCAACAAGCACGTACACTCTACAGGAGACATAACAACTCTGCACACCAGCAGGCAGCTGTACTCTGTAGTCATCATTCATACAGGGATACTGGAAAACTGACTggacggattcaagatgctagttagctcAGTAACAACACAACCCCATACTGAAAGAAAAAATTGCATTTACTGAGCACTtgcaaacaacacaaacacttctGAACCTTTTCTGCTAGCTTGGTAGCTAAAAAATAATCCTACCTAATGTAACAAgcttgttttgatctcacttcctcttgactttagccgtttgtttactttcctcacttcagttCCTCGTTTcttgcactgagctgaactgccaatcagaatgatttctctcaccaacacaaacaaattcaacatgctgaaacaactacaaaaacagCCAACTAGTGCCAACGGTGCAGGACAAACCACAAAAACTAAGGCAACAGACGGCCTAGTGTGTCAGGCCCGAACTGAGATGCCACCAAAGTAATAGCAGTCTGTTTGTTTACACGGGGCCAAAAGAATGACTATTATCAATCTATATCACTCACACCTACatgctgtgtgtttgagggTTTCCCATCAAGTTTCCTTCAGATACTGTGTCTGACTGCAGCAGACAGAATGACGTCTGCAGCCTCTAATGTGCAGTAAGGATGCAACAAATTACTTTATTTCAAATAATACATCAGTTATCTTTAGATTAATTGTTTAATGTATAAAATGTCTAGAAATGGTGCCAAGGAATGGAAACACCAACTCAAATAGCCcaaggtgacatcatcaagttgCAGGTGTTTTCTCCAACCAACAGTCTGACTCCACAACCACAAGATATTTAATTTGATACGATATCAAACAGAGAAAATCTGCAAATCTTCACTTTTGAgaagctggagtctgagaataTTTTAAACGCTCAAAGAAATTGTTCCTCTACACAGTCACTGATGGtgttcctctctgtgtgtctgcaggagtGTATTCGAGCGCTGGGCAGGAACAAACCTCACACTCCATTTAGAGCCAGCAAGTTAACCCAAGTCCTGAGGGACTCGTTCATCGGAGAGAACTCCAGAACATGCATGGTAAGACAGAAGCAGAGCTGCGTGTTTTAGTGCACCTCCTGTGGACGGATCTAACTCTCTTGATGTTTCCCTGCACAGATTGCAACCATCTCTCCTGGGATGGCGTCATGTGAAAACACCTTGAACACGCTGAGATACGCCAACAGGTACGTCAGACTGTTCTGTGCTGTGATACAAAAATCTGATGTCAATGTGAGAATGGTTACACAACATGACATGAGCCTCTCTCGTCTTCTTCTTggttctgtgtttctctctctcctgccaTGTCTCCAGAGTAAAGGAGTTTGGGATCAGTCCCTCAGATATTCCCTTCTCTCAGAGCGGGGGAGGAGGGAGTCGCTCTGAGCTCTCCCCTACTTATGAGTACGATCGATTTACTTCATCTCTCATCACTTCTCTCCACAGCGCCCACCATACTGGCTTGTGACATCACCCACACTACCCAttaacaaccactttttgttgcTTCCTGTCCACTCAGAAGTTTCCCACAGTCACTTAGAGCTACAGGATTAATTTCTCCTAAACCTGCATGGAGTCTTTTGTTTCCATGTACTGAGCATTGTCACCAGCAACATATCTGCATGTTGCATGCAACAACCACCTGTCTTGCTCCATCAGACACCCCAGCAGTAGTTACAACAGTCGTATTGTTATTTCAGGGTGAAGGAGCTTACCGTGGACCCTGCAGCAGCGATGGACATCCGTCAGGGAGGACACATCAACCAGCTGGAGGTGCTGGAGGCTCAGTGGGGAGTCGGGAGTTCTCCACAGAGAGACGATCTGAAGCTGCTCTGTGAACAGAACGTAAGACAAACACAGATAATCACTGACTGAGCATGTGTAAGTGTCAGTGATGTGAAAGCAAACATGGCCGTTgtctctgcaggaggaggaggtttcCCCACAGCTCTTCACTTTCCATGAAGCCGTCTCTCAGCTGGTGGAGATGGAGGAGCAGGTTCTGGAGGACCACAGGGCCGTTTTCCAGGTACAGTAGAGCCTTCAGTGTGCAAATACATTTATCAAAATGTGTAAGAATCCTGACAGATGCTGAACGAACCAAGAACTCATAGATCAGTGCAGACTGTTCTCCCAGTGATCCTGCTTTAACCACATCAAATTTTTACTTCTCATTTCGGGGGCCTTCACATCAGGGACCCAGGCCCAGATCTGAGTACACCTGACGCCAAAGTCCACTTTATTTGATTAGTGTGAACAGTGTGAACCATACTGGGGCATGGCACGCTGATCCATGTCCGAGTCCACTTGAAAAGATAATCTCAAATATGGTTGATGTGCACTCCGGTACGGTTTGCATCAGGCGTGAACACAAGTGGATGCTATTTAACATGACAACAAGGAGTTTTTAAACGGTTATGAAACAGTCTGATGCCTCTATGTCAGATGGCAGCACAGCCTGTAGCATGACTTAAATGTCACGTAGATGATGACGCCATTGTACCCAGATACAGAACAACATTACTAATGAGCTGAGTGGCAGAGGAGTGGAGAGGGGGTGCAATCGGGCATGGTACGAATCAAACATACCTAATATTAAATTGCCACTGAATGCATCTACAGAGTGCAgattatttcattaaaattcTTAATTTACATATTTAAGCATTATTTCATAACTGCTGCTAATTTAAGTATTTAGTTTTACCTTGACTGCACCACAAACAGACTTGGTATGCAGACATCTACAGACCTGGTCTCCAACAAAATAACACCAAtctgcattttttaatttcaatacaATTTAACACCAaaatgccacacacacaaaaagacaaattgAATTTCAAGCTTGGGAGAACACCAGACTGTCTGGTCACAGCCACAAAAAATGAACCCAAATAATTATTACTGAAAAACAGCCCTTCAAAATGAGATGCACGCAGCCTGTTTCCCTCAAGTGGACCAATTCTAATGTCCATTTTAGTTTAAATCTTAAGGCTGATGTTAGTTTCCATTTTCTTTATGAGTCTCCAGTCTTACATTATAAAGTTGGAACAACACAGGAGGTGTTTAAACTGCAGTGTTGTCTTTACAGGAGTCGATCCGCTGGCTGGAAGATGAGAAGGTGCTTTTGGAAATGACGGAGGAGGTGGACTATGATGTCGAGTCTTTCGCAACTCAACTAGAACAAATCCTGGATCAGAAGATCGACATCCTCACTGAGCTGAGAGGTGAAAAATCATTTGAGCTACACCTTTACTTCACTTTGTCCGACCATCAGTCTTACTAATACATAACAATTATTGACATTATTAAGAGGAAAAGCAGCAGATCTTCACATCTGTgaagctggaaccatgaaaTATTTGGGATTTCTGTTTGAAGGTcaagtgtgtagaatttagggggatatatatattatatatattactatatatataaaatataataagttttctttagtgtgttatcacctgaaaatcagtcaccgtagttagcagcccctacACAAAGACTACGGATGGGTACCACAAACTGGTATTAAACAGTCCCTGGGGCCGATTATTAAAGACAGTagtaggcccgtttccactgaagaagttcctggtactatctggggggcaggaactttacaggaacgtcctctcgctcggacCTCTCGaccgctgtgtctccactgagagggtggagtaggaggaaggttcctgtaaagttaccgggctctggatgtgacgtaatcgttacgcgaccattttgaccggggcgacgcggcaaagaaacaaacgaagaacaacaacaacaaagaagaagaagcagaatcTTACGACTCCTTTTAAAAATGCGactcctcgtctgctgagttttaaaaatgccggctattttgccgctttctgttgacgtcacatcccgccttgagtatatccaatcagcaccaagtaaacctcaagccccacccaggagttttacggggccgttctgagtacctactccgaggcagggacttgtttagcccctgtaaaagttctctgaactctgtccttcgggggtggttcctgcggtggagacccCATCAGCGTCAGGTGTGTTATAGTTTATAATAGTAATTCATTCAGGTTGCTGAGGTTTCTAGCATTTTTTCctcgttaaagggttttttgagGGAGAGGAGTTTTTCCTTCTCTgttgtgagggtccaaaggatgttgtatgctgtaaataCTGCTCCAACATACACAGAAAATGAAgcaattttatttcttttcgtattttgtttcatttgtttctcttaaaaaaacccaaaagaaCTGATAAGAATACCATTAAAGTACTGGAAGCGGGGAGAGTAGTGGTATTATTAAAATCTTAAAGATACCCATCCTTAGCAACAacccaaacagcatcagaaaaccTACTATGACCACAATAACTATCATTTTTTtcacgtgaaactgctttatttagtgttgttACTGATTTAAATCACCCGGCCCATTTGTTTTGTAGAGTAATAAACCTATGCAGATAATGCAGCTCccgttaaaaacctcctgaacgatgaacactgaaggaatcttAACCAGGAGTTCACACTTAGCATacaagagaagtttcagctggttgcaatctgcagtcctcgcCTCTATAtgctactaaatcctacacactgctcttttaaaaatgactaaacAACTAAAAGATCGTCAGAAATATTACTTGTAATTTTCTTATGtttcttaatttgtaaagtaactaggAGCTAATTAACTGCAGTGGAGTaagaagtacaatatttccctcagaGATGTTCAGTAGATGTAGGAGTTGGCATGAGACGAAAATAGTAAAGTACCTAAAATGTTCTGTGTAAGTGCAGTACTTGGGTACTTGTTATCATTCCACCTCTAGTAACCTGTGCTGTGACATTCTCTCTTCTTTCAGATAAAGTCAAGTCTTTCCGTTCTGCGCTGCAGGAAGAGGAGCAGGCTAGCCAACAGATAACCCCGAAGAGGCCTCGTGCACTATAG contains these protein-coding regions:
- the LOC117270176 gene encoding kinesin-like protein KIF2A isoform X2, with amino-acid sequence MSGIFGKIFVGIYVEIKRSDGRIHQAMVTSLHEDNDSVTVEWIENGDTKGKEIDLESVFALNPDVAPDEEIPQSPEAPLPPSSVAKTSKLPKTKRITSIPKAENAPRENRAAAVGTTRARPSQHSQAAEPPPPAIAPPTALNQSMLQQQNARRKSNCVKEVEKLQEKREKRRLQQQELREKRAQEVDVNLPNYEIMCMIRDFRASLDYRPLTSNDLIEEHRICVCVRARPLNKKELSMKDLDVITIPSKDVVMVHEPKQKVDLTRYLENQTFRFDYAFDENSTNEMVYRFTAQPLVETIFERGMATCFAYGQTGSGKTHTMGGDFSGKNQDCSKGIYALSARDVFLMIKKPNYKKMDLQIFATFFEIYSGKVFDLLNRKAKLRVLEDGKQQVQVVGLQEREVKCTEDVLKLIEVGNSCRTSGQTSANAHSSRSHAVFQIILRRRGKMHGKFSLIDLAGNERGADTSSADRQTRLEGAEINKSLLALKECIRALGRNKPHTPFRASKLTQVLRDSFIGENSRTCMIATISPGMASCENTLNTLRYANRVKELTVDPAAAMDIRQGGHINQLEVLEAQWGVGSSPQRDDLKLLCEQNEEEVSPQLFTFHEAVSQLVEMEEQVLEDHRAVFQESIRWLEDEKVLLEMTEEVDYDVESFATQLEQILDQKIDILTELRDKVKSFRSALQEEEQASQQITPKRPRAL
- the LOC117270176 gene encoding kinesin-like protein KIF2A isoform X1 gives rise to the protein MSGIFGKIFVGIYVEIKRSDGRIHQAMVTSLHEDNDSVTVEWIENGDTKGKEIDLESVFALNPDVAPDEEIPQSPEAPLPPSSVAKTSKLPKTKRITSIPKAENAPRENRAAAVGTTRARPSQHSQAAEPPPPAIAPPTALNQSMLQQQNARRKSNCVKEVEKLQEKREKRRLQQQELREKRAQEVDVNLPNYEIMCMIRDFRASLDYRPLTSNDLIEEHRICVCVRARPLNKKELSMKDLDVITIPSKDVVMVHEPKQKVDLTRYLENQTFRFDYAFDENSTNEMVYRFTAQPLVETIFERGMATCFAYGQTGSGKTHTMGGDFSGKNQDCSKGIYALSARDVFLMIKKPNYKKMDLQIFATFFEIYSGKVFDLLNRKAKLRVLEDGKQQVQVVGLQEREVKCTEDVLKLIEVGNSCRTSGQTSANAHSSRSHAVFQIILRRRGKMHGKFSLIDLAGNERGADTSSADRQTRLEGAEINKSLLALKECIRALGRNKPHTPFRASKLTQVLRDSFIGENSRTCMIATISPGMASCENTLNTLRYANRVKEFGISPSDIPFSQSGGGGSRSELSPTYEVKELTVDPAAAMDIRQGGHINQLEVLEAQWGVGSSPQRDDLKLLCEQNEEEVSPQLFTFHEAVSQLVEMEEQVLEDHRAVFQESIRWLEDEKVLLEMTEEVDYDVESFATQLEQILDQKIDILTELRDKVKSFRSALQEEEQASQQITPKRPRAL